One window of Channa argus isolate prfri chromosome 4, Channa argus male v1.0, whole genome shotgun sequence genomic DNA carries:
- the LOC137125861 gene encoding major facilitator superfamily domain-containing protein 6-like — translation MAADDKVAILTEDEEELKRRYVLAEPFNTLSTEGQAGVPVTPAPISDALPEQPPSSQPDSIDCCERLCLRINSHLLISKIFYFFFYAAYGSLHPLLAVYYKQLGMSASRSGLLVGIRYFIEFCSAPFWGVVADRFKKGKIVLLFSVFCWLVFNSGIGFVKPAEMKCVEKTTTTVAPTVTALPHGNVTHQSNSTNHTRRRRGLLDLDELFDLDLDFDFSALNRHERSVDTNDTGAASKPTNTPQLAPNTTLSTTTSTPAPTKTKEYQIIFNKDQVETIFLLILLVVIVGEFFSAPAVTIVDTVTLQYLGKARDRYGLQRMWGSLGWGLAMLLVGIWIDHTHVEPVIDGIGCTPPDYRLHNYQIAFIVFGVLMGVAFVVATQFYFEKGGSYRQELPEGEVEQMDSPRSIPESSSSDQTPTSSEAEKEFYYSDLLKLLCSVRYSSILFVAWFMGFGYGFVFSFLYWHLEDLKGTTTLFGVCSILSHISELAAYFTSHKFIELVGHIRVLYIGLACNTARYLYISYLQNAWTVLPMEVLQGVTHASVWAACISFLSAAVPPALRTSAQGILQGLHLGLGRGCGAMVGGVLVNYFGAAETFRGIGMASLVILLIFSLIQCLTGDSEGEEDKMLAENIPVPSSPVPIATIDLVQSQNAVGSLAPATGLPAKKTKHQEDQEDTNQPAWVISGSPWVTVTFAIVQIREMIKMAKNRLPSETEPLQVPNEQASAENGTENASDGGSDPPSATSHPPTQPNPTQPDPTDSNQDQTQASSDRGGSKTNPAFTEGSTG, via the exons ATGGCAGCTGACGACAAAGTTGCCATTCTGacggaggacgaggaggagctgaagaggaGGTACGTGTTGGCCGAGCCGTTCAACACCTTGTCCACGGAGGGGCAGGCGGGTGTCCCAGTGACGCCTGCGCCCATCTCGGACGCTCTGCCTGAACAGCCGCCCAGCTCACAGCCAGACTCCATCGACTGCTGCGAGAGGCTGTGCCTCCGTATCAACAGCCACCTGCTCATCTCCAAAatcttctacttcttcttctaTGCCGCCTACGGCTCTCTGCACCCTCTGCTGGCCGTGTACTACAAGCAGCTGGGCATGTCGGCCAGCCGCAGCGGGCTGCTCGTCGGGATTCGCTACTTCATCGAGTTCTGCAGCGCCCCCTTCTGGGGCGTGGTGGCCGACCGCTTCAAGAAGGGAAAGATCGTCctgctcttttctgttttctgctggCTGGTGTTCAACTCCGGCATTGGTTTTGTCAAACCAGCTGAGATGAAATGTGTGGAAAAAACTACGACGACGGTGGCGCCCACAGTGACGGCTCTACCTCACGGTAACGTCACGCATCAGAGCAACTCCACCAACCACACCAGGAGGCGCCGAGGTCTACTAGACCTCGATGAGCTTTTCGATCTCGATCTGGACTTTGACTTCAGTGCGCTCAACAGGCATGAACGAAGCGTCGACACCAATGACACTGGAGCTGCTTCCAAGCCAACTAACACCCCCCAACTTGCCCCAAACACCACTCTGTCTACCACCACCTCCACTCCTGCTCCAACCAAAACCAAGGAGTACCAGATCATCTTCAACAAGGACCAGGTGGAGACCATCTTTCTGCTCATCCTGCTCGTCGTCATCGTGGGGGAGTTCTTCAGCGCCCCTGCCGTCACCATCGTGGACACCGTCACCCTGCAGTACCTCGGTAAAGCCCGCGACCGCTACGGCCTGCAGAGGATGTGGGGCTCACTGGGCTGGGGTCTGGCCATGCTGCTGGTAGGAATCTGGATCGACCACACTCATGTCGAACCCGTGATTGACGGCATTGGCTGCACCCCTCCCGACTATCGGCTGCACAACTACCAGATCGCCTTCATTGTTTTTGGAGTCCTCATGGGCGTAGCGTTTGTAGTGGCTACtcagttttactttgaaaaaggTGGCAGCTACCGACAGGAGCTTCCAGAGGGTGAGGTGGAGCAGATGGACAGCCCAAGGTCGATCCCAGAGTCCAGCTCTTCAGACCAGACGCCCACCAGCTCAGAGGCTGAGAAGGAGTTCTACTACAGCGATCTCCTGAAGCTTCTCTGCAGTGTTCGCTACAGCTCCATACTGTTCGTCGCCTGGTTCATGGGCTTCGGCTATGGCTTCGTCTTTAGCTTCCTGTACTGGCACCTGGAGGACCTGAAGGGGACGACCACGCTGTTCGGCGTCTGCTCTATCCTCAGCCATATTTCAGAGCTTGCCGCCTACTTCACCAGCCACAAGTTCATCGAGCTGGTCGGACACATCAG GGTTCTGTACATCGGCCTGGCCTGCAACACAGCCCGTTACCTGTACATCTCCTACCTGCAGAACGCCTGGACCGTCCTGCCCATGGAGGTCCTTCAAG GTGTGACCCACGCCTCAGTTTGGGCAGCCTGCATTTCCTTTCTGAGTGCTGCGGTACCGCCAGCGCTGAGGACGTCAGCGCAGGGAATCCTGCAGGGCCTGCACCTCGGTCTGGGCCGCGGCTGTGGAGCCATGGTGGGAGGGGTGTTAGTCAACTATTTTG GTGCTGCAGAAACGTTCCGAGGAATCGGCATGGCCTCGCTCgtcatcctcctcatcttctcctTGATTCAGTGTCTGACTGGAGACTCCGAGGGGGAAG aGGACAAAATGCTGGCAGAAAACATCCCCGTCCCATCCAGCCCGGTTCCCATCGCCACCATCGACCTGGTGCAGAGCCAGAACGCCGTCGGTAGCCTGGCCCCGGCCACCGGGTTGCCCGCGAAGAAGACCAAGCACCAGGAGGACCAGGAGGACACGAATCAGCCGGCCTGGGTGATCTCCGGCTCCCCCTGGGTCACCGTCACCTTTGCCATCGTCCAGATCAGAGAGATGATCAAGATGGCAAAGAACAGGCTGCCGTCAGAGACTGAACCTCTGCAG GTACCTAATGAACAGGCGTCGGCCGAGAACGGGACGGAAAACGCAAGCGATGGCGGCTCTGACCCGCCATCAGCCACGTCACACCCGCCTACGCAACCAAACCCCACCCAGCCGGACCCCACTGACTCTAACCAAGACCAAACCCAGGCGTCCTCAGACAGAGGAGGATCTAAAACCAACCCAGCCTTTACTGAAGGAAGCACAGGCTGA